In the Pongo abelii isolate AG06213 chromosome 9, NHGRI_mPonAbe1-v2.0_pri, whole genome shotgun sequence genome, CGGAGCAGATCCATTCTCTGGCTCTTGGCATCCCAGGCACACGGCTTCCTCAGGCGGGCTCCTCCCACAGTGAGCGAGCGAGCTAGTGACGAGTGACAGAAGGACTCCTTTCACTGAAGCTGAGgcgaggggagagggaggggagacaggtcataattaaagagaaaacacTCGGAAAAAGGAGATCTATGCAAAACGGACAGTGGGGGAAATGGCtgtgttctttcttttccctaaatAGGGAAAAATTCAGCTTTTGTCACCATTATTGACCAAAAGGCATCTTGAGCTTGGAGTGGAGCTGTGACTTTTTGTCCACACGATGTCCTGTTTAACAGTGAAGTTAAGGATGactatacacatgcatgtgcacaaaAACATGCATGCCCTTCCTTTGCACAGGAACTGGAAACTGGGCTGAAAGGGAACTAGGAAGGGGGGGTGTGCATCTTTCCCTCGGAAGGACTTGGCCAATGTGTGCAGCGGGAGGCTTGGAGTTGGAGGAGAGATAAGCATGCTTTGCATTTCTGAGAGTTTcctgtgggtgggtgggggggtgggggggtaggTAATAAAACCTGAACATTTGGATCTTAGTTTGCTTTGCACTGCTCCTGGAAGACAAAATGCAGGAACTAAAGGGAAGGCAAGTGGGCTTGTGACACACAcccatttattatcattatcctgGTTTGTGCATTTCCTAACGAGGACAGGGGAGCAGCCTGTCTTTGCATTCAGAGCCTCTCCTCTAATGAGCGCTCCATCACTCTGAGCCTGTCTTTTCTCCAAGAGGTGCTGTGAGTCCAGTTGTGAAGGAGAGGCCAAGGTCATAGGCAACTGCCTCCTGAGGATCTTCAAGTCTTTTACCTGTCATGAAATTCACACTCCACACTCTAATCAAACTCGATTTCCTCCAGGATATCAACATGAATTTATCTGGGTCTATTTACTTAATAGACATTTAGGCATGCTTGGTATAAGCAGGCCACGGAGGGAAGCAAAATAATAGGCACAGTCCATGCCTTCAGAAGCTCATAATCTAGTGTGCAAGCAGAGTATACACACAAGATGCAAACTCTAAGGACATAACAAAGCaacacagaaaaatattcaaCGTTATGCAGTGTGAGAAGGAGAGgtaaagagagaggagaggaaaatgaaAGACGCTCCCCTGACATGTGCCATTCAGCATTCAATTCTAAAATCAGTCATTACTGTCTTCAGTCCCTGGACCTTGGGGAGGTCTTTTGGGAAACTCTTAGCCTTTCCTCCTTCAGTAGCACATCTTTTGAGGACTCTGCTCACTACAAGGCACATTCCAACTCCAAGTTTCCATGCAGATGTTAACTTTAGAAAATTATCCCTTGGTATTTgtgaacaagaaagaaagaagcaggggCATATAGAAGTGTGCTAGTAGGAGCTGACACCTGGTAGTTGACACCAAAGATCTACAAATTAGTAGGTGTCTGCTTTGTTGACTTTTCTATTCTTAACTTAATAGTTTATTTAACTGCATCCCTTAGAGGCTGTTAAACATATCAAAGGGAAATTTGTAAGCAGACTTTGGgaggagaaacagaaatgttGAGCAACAGAAACTAAAAGGACACAAAAGAGGCAGCCCACTAGCTAAATTAACAAACAAGTTACTGAAGCAGTGTCAGCTGAGCCGGAGTCCATTAGCCTGGTGTAACAGatcataaaataaatggaagaggcaaatcagaaacacacacaggagatgaaaaataatttaaaataacatatgccAAACAACACATAAAGACTGAAAATAACTCTATGTATAGCGCCGTCACCTTAGTAGTAGCTTTCCATTAAGCCTATGGGGTTGTTGGGGAGAAATTTCAGGTGTCTGCGTGCCATTCTTGCAGGGAATAAGACAAATACTAGAATGCAGATTCTCTATCAAAGGTAGCAACATTTGATGTTTTAACTAAAGATTTATCCTTTAAGCTGTTGTTTAATTTTGAGTGCTAATTCCTCAATGGCCCAGGGCCCAGATTTTCTTAATTCAGCCCCCGAAGGAACTATTACAAAACCAGGGTCACAAGGCTAGTGAAGCGTGCAATACGCAATAATCAGGCACACGTACAGGTGTGTGCACTCCACACTCGCACTGACTCTTGGAAAGAAGAGGGGGGCCTGGGAGATCCAGGTTGGAAGGATCTTGTTTCGCTCTCCCATTGGCCCCCAACGCTGGCCTCATGGACCCCTTACTAGCTCCAGGcatccccctcacccccaccacccAGCCAGCTGGGCCTGTtcccctctccactcccctctactccctCCCTGTAACCTCCGGTCTCccgcagaaagaaagaaaaaaaaaagcttggatTAAGTGATGAGCTGCCCGCCTCTAAAAGGACCAGGAGGCGTATCAAGCCTGAGTGCCGGAAAACCCACGGCAATCTTCAGCAGCCACCACGTGGGGCAGAGAACGCGAGCAGTACCTGCAGGACCCACAGCCGGTCGGGCTCTGGCGCCAGCCCCGACGGCGGCCCCGCCATCTCCGCCCGGCTGCCCGCGGCCTCACCTCCTCCGGGGGCTCGGTTAGCCTCCTGGCGCTGCAAGGAGGCCTGCGCGCGGTTCGCTcccggggagggaggaggagggaggcggCGAGGAGCCGACGGCTCCACCTGATGGAGAAGCGCGGAGAGTCCCTAGACCTCGGAGTGCGCTgcaagaggggagaggagagagaccgCCGCTCCTGCTGGAAGCCTTCGCGTCTAGGGGGCGGCGCGCGGGGGAAGGGGCCTCTGGACAGTCGGTGGAGGCGGCAGCCCTAAAGAGACAGCCGAAAGCCAGCAACTTGGAAAACCGCCCGAATTCTGGTTTTCTGCACATCCAGGCTGGCTCCAGGTCTCTTGTGCCCACCGTGCAAGCCGGTGGGATGCCAGCAGGTGGCATCCTCTCCAGCGTTTCTTCGCCAGGCGTGGAGCCCGGAGGCCAAATCCCTCagtccccagccccctccccaagcCTCCGGTGCCATGTGCTGGGTCCGGTGAGCCCCTGGCCTCGCCCCCCACCTCCGCCAGCGGGGCGAGCCGGAGTTGGGTGGCCCAGACCTGCGCGGAGGCGGGAGCCTGCAGACGATGCCGGCCGCCCCGGGTTCTGCCGCTGGCTGGCCAAGAAGTGACAGGAGGGCAAGGCTCCCCCGGAAAGCGTCCAAGCCCTGCTCTCCTGCTCTTCCAAGCCTTGCTGCCTGTTGCCCCCAGGGTTTTCTGAGATCTGGGACGAAGAGAGTGATGTGCAAGGTTCTGGGTCCCGGTGCAGGAATGAGGGGTACGGTTGTCGAGTGCTTGGAGCAGGCTGGCGTTCGGGCACACTGCAGACCTCAGCTCACCGCCACTTTCTCCTGACCGTCCTCGTGGCTGTCAGCCCAATGTCTAACATGTGTTATTCCCTCGGTTTGTCCAAAGGCCTGTTTTGGATACTTAAAGACACATGGAATGACTATGAGAATTCCTGTTCCTGGAAAGTTTGTCCTCTAGTTGGAAAGAGGTATATACAGGTCTGTGTGTgggaaaatattataaaacaccTCACTGACATTTTAATAAGAGAGATTGCCCTGGATGGCATCTGTCTGGgcccttcctttccattagagATGCATCCTTCTAGGTTAGCTTGCTTGGGACCCTGCAGGAAAGCTGCAGGCTGAGGCAACAGTCCAGGGCCCCCACCTGGGCCCAGAGTCCCCACTGACCTATCCTTCTCCATCTGCCCCACTGCCATGCTGGCTGGGCTCCCAGTCACAGCTTTTCTGTGTTCATGAGACACCATTATCACCAAGGAGAGGGAGCGGCTCTTTTAAGAGACGGACAGTCATCGTGTACAGAGAAATTCCTGTTTAATGCCTCTTCACAGTATTTGTTGCAGGGATACATTAGAAACCAcattccctttttgtttttcacatatcCTGCCAGTACTGGTTAAACCTCTTTTGTCCAGGGATTTAACACATTTTGAACAGCCTCCTACTGGGAGTTCAGGGTAACCTGACTCTCCACTCATAGGTAAGTTAATAAGGACTCCAAACTACGTACACTTCCAGAGACCAGATGGTTATCAGAGGTCCTCGCTGGGTGGCAGCCTTTATGACCTGGGCAGTCACAGTCTTCTAgcctatttctttttcatttatctgaaCCAGATTTCTTGCTTACTTCTGTGTAGGTGGATTACCAGACCTTAACCTCTGTTCCCTGCAGTTGGTCTTTCCATTGTAGAGGGAAAGGGCTCAGAGAACCAGATATTCACCTTTCAGAAGCATCCCCTGAAGGGCAGGTTGTCTGCCCCCCTGATTCATTGAGGATCAGGCCTCATGGAGGGAGTCTGGTGAGCCTTTTGATGTGGCGCTGGCCTGGCCACTGCTAACCAATGTGGCCCCTTAATGAACCTGGGCACacctttcttcatttattaaatgattGGTTTGAGCCAGTGGATCTCCAGGATTCTTCAGAATCCTAAAGTCCCATTGTAGTCTGTTCCAGAGGCCACACCTTTCATCATGGAGACAAATGGAAATGCTCTTTAATGCCTCAGTGTTAGGGCAGATTATTTCGAGTGGTGGGTCACCATCCCCAAGAAAACAAGGGAGCAAGTGACAACCCTGAGATCTGCGTGGGCCTCTCCACTGTCACTGGTTCTGACTTTTCCCCAAACTGCTTTGTGTTCATTCTACTCAGTCTGAGCGCCCTCAGTCTTTCCCCAACTTACTGAACTCATGTCTTTCCCTTATCTCCTTGTTTTCCCCAGAACCAGACCCCACATCCGGCCTTGGTTCTGGGTTCCAGAACAGACTTCCTTCaacgcacatctacaaccatgttggatgaaaaatgcaaacattttattaaagTAAGGGCGTGGTGATGCCAGAGTGGCTAACTGGAAAAGACTTCCTTTAAAGGGAGCGAGGACAAGGATGCCTTGTACTTCTTCTGTCTTAATGTGAATCACACTTTACTGTAAAAATTATCTAATCCTGTATTTTCTCTGATATCCTGGCAGCCCCATGAAGGTGGGGACAGTGCCCCTCTGGTTCACAGCCGTGTCCACAGCTCTTACTCAGGTAGGCAGTAAGCTCTCACTACGTACTGTTGAATGAATGGTAAAATTTTACCTAGTGCCCCACATTCTATTTCCTGTTTTCTGAATCCAATTTAACTTATTCTTCCCTCTGTTATTAAACCATTGTCAAACATCTGGCATGTGCCTGCCACTGCTCTGGCTGTATTTTATGAGGATGGGTAATGAATTGAGCCtatatatagtttgcaaaatgTGGAACACACTTTAAAAGGCATGGcactaaagaaatgaaagatatttttatctcTTCAGCATCATTCTGCACAAGGATACAATTCTCTAGCAGCACTGTTTAAGAACAATAGACCTGTTTAGCCTTGACATGCTCATGCATGCAGGGCACTGGGTACTCAGTTCACATGGGAGCTGCATTCTCTATCTCAGCAAAGACCTGAAGAGTGTGTAATTTACAGGGAAGAAAAGATATAAGAAATATTATGAAAGGAGATGGCAGTGCTCCATGCCTTGCGTCATTGCTGGCTGGGTACGTAGGCCAGGGCCTTCTAACGAGCTCTGGGGATGGCACCAAAGGCAAGCTTCAGCTTCCCTCTTCAGGGTTTGAAACAGGTTGTGTGTCATTTTGGAATATGCCACGTGCTCTTTTTGTGTATATGAATAGGCTAATTATGTGGAAATTATTGGAAGACAAAGTGAAATTCCAGTTACATGACTCATTTGTGATATTCAAAGTCTTGGAAATTATACTGCATTTATTCTTTTCCtccattcttctttttcatgCCCCTCCCCTGAGCCATCCCCCATACCCCCCACCTATGTTATAAATTAGTAAACTTTTATAGCAGCCAAGAGAGTGAAAGATCTCACTCAAAGTTCCTTTAGGCTTTCTTCTTAGATGAcaagttttacttttcttttcgtTTATTACATACGgtattcctttttccttcccatctttatataataaaattatatatattagcaTATGAGATTTAAGTAATATATGTAACATGCAAAGTTATATAAGTTCATATATATACAAAACTTTACATACACACCCAAAAAACTTTTCTATTACCATGCTAGCAATCAATGTGCCTCCTACCCAAATATTCCAAATTACTCAGCTCTAGACCAGATTTTCATCATCTCTATCTGAACTTACAGCATCCTCAACTCACTGCCTAGTCTACAGACCAACAAAGACCCTCTCCACTGCCTAACCTACTGTTCTACCACATAAGTGCATCTCAAATGCAGTTCTTGCTTAAAAATGTGGATGGTTTCTGCCCTGATCTGCTCatactgccataacaaaatatcatagcctgatggcttaaataacagaaattcattttctcacagttctggaggctgggagtctaagatcaggatgccagcatgGCCAAGTTTTAGTGAgggttctcttcctggcttgtggatggccgccttcttgctgtgtcctcacatggcctgtCCTCAAATGTGAGACATCTCTCTGTcctcctcttctcataaggacaccagtcctattggattaggaccccaCCATATGACCACATTTaaccttaatcacctcttaaaagccctacctccaaatacagtcacattggaggttagggcttTAACCTATGACTTTTAGGAGGATACAATTCAGTTCATAGTAGTCACCAAGATAGAGCATAAACTTGTTATCATGATATATAGGGAGTATCAAAGCAACATAGCTTTCCTGTCGTATTGCCAGTTCCCTCCTTCACAGCCTGAACCTCAGTCTTGCCAAATTCCTCTTTATTGATTAGAGACAGCAGACACTGTTACTTTTCCATACCTTTCTTATActtgtttcctcatcctggtgtgtctttctcctttcctgtgtCTTTTTGCCTAATAAAGAGGTACTCATTGCTCAAGAATCATCTggaatatcatccatgagaagTTCACTTCACCTCTTCCTCCCCTCAGTCAAAAATGAATAGCCTATTCATCTAGGTTTCCACAGTATTCTTATAAACTCTTATTATAGAACTGTCAATATGCTaactatttatttacttgtttacctTCCAAACTAGATATGAGATTTTTAAGGCCAAGGACCACCTTTCGGAatttatttttgcctgttttagAGTATATatggcccagtgcctggcatatagtaattGCTTGCTAATGgtgtttaaataaagaaaaattcagcAAAAACTCCTGATGTCCTTCCTGTGACCATCCAGTCCCAAgcttgaacttttctttctttgtcatctGATGCCTTTAGATCAAACTAGATCTAGGAAAATTCATATCCATCTTCTGGATATGCAGCTGAAGGACTGGAGAGAAAGATTTCTGACTATACATTTTGAACCCGACCCACGTTCAGGCAAACGTGGGCAGCGGGGCCATCAATGTGTATAAATCACAAGATTTATACAAGAGCCTAACTCTAGCTCTtgcattaaaacaacaacaacaacaacaacaaacaaacaagaaacccgGCTTATTCATATTTCTTAATGGCACAATCCCAAATCAGTTGAGAAGCTATCACACTCTATAACAATTATGCAGACATGGGTTCAAAGTAAATTAAGAAAGCCAACATTAATTGTTTCCACACTCAGTCCAATTTGAAGTGAGTTGATGGTTCAGTGTTTTTCTGAGGTCTGAgtctcttctttgtcttcttcagCTGCTGTCTGCCTGAGattgggaggaggcagaggcagagactcCTCCTTCATCTTGTTTTGTTGTGCTAACTCTTACTGGCACAACAAAATTGGTTTTTTTAATCGTATAAAAATAGATGATATAGAATAATACAGTGGTTCCCAACAAGGGATCCCTGGGCCAGCAGCATCACATCCCCTGAGAATTGCAAATTTTTAGGTACCACCCTGGGACCTCCTGAATCAAAACCTCTGAGGTGGGGCCCAGATACCTGTTTTCTAACAAAACTCCTAGATAATTCTGATGCATATTACATTTGAGAATCAATGTTATTAGAACCACCATGGGCCATCACTTGACCCCAACAATAACCAAGCTATGGCAAATACTGTTCTATCTATCTTCCCTGCTTCCTTCTATCTCACTGGATTGTTCTGAAGCAAACTCAGATATCATATCCTTTCATTCGTAAGTATTTCCACATGCGATAAGGGCTTTAATATGGATGGAAGTAATACTTCATAGTATACGGTTGTCAGATATCTGATTTATCCTTAGACCATTCATCCTTAGAATACTCAACAGCCTTAATTTGGTAGTTTTGGGTCAAAAAAGACAGTTCAACTGGATAATAGTGAAAAAAGGACCTCTTTTTTGGAGGATTaagagtttattattttaaaaagggtgAGTTTGATCATTATTAAAAGATGAATCTGACagtcttagtctgttcagattGCTACAATAGAATATCATGGACTGGgtggcttgaacaacagaaatttatttcttagtgtgctggaggctggaagtccgagatcaaaGTGCCTGCAgatccagtgtctggtgagggcttcctgGTTTGCAGGTGGCCATCTGTATCCTCACTctgcagagagaagagagaggaagctcTCCTGTCTGttctcataagggcactaatcgtATTTGTAAGGCTCTGCCCTCACGACCTatttacctcccaaaggctccacttcctaataccatcccaCTGgggtttaggatttcaacacatgcaattggggggaacacaaacatCCAGTCCATAACAATGGGGAAGGGAAATGAACCCACAAGAAGCAAGTCCTCAATTGAGACCCTGGCAAAATAATGCATGCCTTCACCTTGAACGAGACTGACTCCTTACCATTTATAAAAGTATTGCACTACCTGCTATGCATAGAGTATGTGATCTGATTGTTTCCCCAGAACTGTGATAGATTCACAATCTTTATCTATACTCTTCTGCCTGATCTTCATTCTGATCCATTTGCATTTGTATAGAAAGTGGTTAGAGGTAAAATGCAACCCATGACCTTGACCTAATCTTACCTGAAGAACCCAGGGGTA is a window encoding:
- the LOC112135543 gene encoding LOW QUALITY PROTEIN: putative uncharacterized protein KIRREL3-AS3 (The sequence of the model RefSeq protein was modified relative to this genomic sequence to represent the inferred CDS: inserted 1 base in 1 codon; deleted 1 base in 1 codon); this translates as MEKRGESLDLGVRCKRGEERDRRSCWKPSRLGAARGGRGLWTVGGGGSPKETAESQQLGKPPEFWFSAHPGWLQVSCAHRASRWDASRWHPLQRFFARRGARRPNPSVPSPLPKPPVPCAGSGEPLASPPTSASGASRSWVAQTCAEAGACRRCRPXPGSAAGWPRSDRRARLPRKASKPCSPALPSLAACCPQGFLRSGTKRVMCKVLGPGAGMRGTVVECLEQAGVRAHCRPQLTATFS